AGCAAATTAAATCAGAACTAGACCAAGCGATCGCCAGTGTTCTAGAATCGGGTCAATTTATACTAGGTCCAGAGGTTCAAAAATTTGAAGCAGAAGTAGCCGAGTACTTGGGGATTAAATACGCCGTTGGTGTCAATTCCGGTACCGACGCTCTAATGATTGGGATGCGCGCTCTAGGAATTGGGGTAGGTGACGAAGTAATCACTACCCCTTTTTCTTTTGTAGCTACAGCTGAATCAATTAGTAATATAGGGGCTAAACCAGTCTTTGTGGACGTAGAAGCAGAGACATTTAATCTCAATCCCCAGGCAATTAAAGCCCAAATTACACCCCAAACTAAGGCAATTATGCCAGTACACCTCTATGGTCGTCCCGTAGCTATGGATCACATTAGGGCGATCGCTCGAGAGTATCATCTCCAAATCATCGAAGATTGCGCCCAGTCTTTTGGTGCGCGCGCTGGTCAATATACAGGTACCTTCGGCGATGTAGGCGCCTTTTCTTTTTTTCCCACTAAAAACCTTGGCGCTTATGGAGATGGGGGCTTAATCGTCACTAATAACCCAGATGTAGCCGAATTAGCCTCGATGTTAAGAGTCCACGGAAGTAAATATCGCTATCAAAATGAGATACTCGGTTACAACTCTCGTCTCGATAGCCTACAAGCGAGTATTTTGAGAGTAAAATTGCCCTACGTTAAGCATTGGAACGAACAAAGATACCAAGTAGCTAAAAGATATAACCAATTACTTCAAAATATACCCGATCTAATCACCCCTGAATTGTGCGAAGGACACGTTTTCCATCAGTACACGATCCGCATTACCAACGGTAAAAGAGATCAATTCCAAAAGCATTTGGAAGCTAAAGGAGTGAGCAGCATGGTTTACTACCCTATACCCCAAAATAGATTACCCATATACGCAGGACAATACCCTGACTACCCAGTCAGCGATCTCTTAGCTACTCAAGTGCTCAGTTTACCAATTTGGCCAGAAATTACACCAGAAACCCAAGAGATTATCGCCCTCGCACTGAAATCCTGTTTATAAATCTTTACAAAAAGCGTTGCACTTCTTGAGAAAATGATACTAAACTAACTAACGACAATAACAGAACAAATGCTGAATTTACGCCCTATCTTTGCTTTAATCTTGGTGGTAGTGACAACTTTCTTAGTGAGTTGTAGCAGCGGTCAAGTGAGCGCCCCACCACCGACTTATACCCTAGAAAAACTGGAAAGTATTCAAAAATTCGTCTCACCAATTGAGTCCTCTCGTCAATATCTGAGCAAATTACAAGCCCTCATTGATTCAGAAAATTGGGTAGACGCCAGAACTTTGATTCATGGACCTTTAGGTCAATTACGTCGAGATATGAGTTATCTAAGTCGTGAATTACTACCTCAAGATCAAGCACAAGCCACTCAACTGATTAAAGACTTGTTCAATGATTTGGAAGGACTGGATGCACAAGCAAAGGCGAGAAATTATAGCTTCGCTGTGCAAAAATACAACGACGCAGTGCGAGATTTTGATTCCTTTTTGAAATTAATCCCCAAATCAGAAGGGATCAGCTAAACAGATGACCCATGTTGCAGTGATTGGATGTGGGGTAGTTGGTGCGGCGATCGCTTACGAACTCAGTAAAATTGACCAGTTCACCATCACTCTCCTAGATCAAAATACTCCCGCCTCTGGTGCTACTGGCGCAGCTTTAGGGATTATGATGGCAGTAATTAGCCACAAGGTCAAAGGAAGAGCTTGGCAACTGCGTCACACCAGTCTGCAACGCTATGAGTCTCTCATTCCTGAATTGGAAACTCTCACAGGAATAACCATCCCTTACCATCGTCAGGGTATTGTTAAACTTACTACAAGCCCAAAAGAGTTAGCTCAGTGGCAAGAATTGGTTAAAATTAGAAGCGAACAAGGTTTAAGTCTAGAAATTTGGGATCCCCTGCAAATTGAACATCATTGTCCCCACATAAATCTAGACAACAATCAAATTATCGCAGCTCTCTACTCTCCTCAAGATAGACAGGTCAACCCCTCAATCCTTACTCAAGCTTTAGTCAAAGCCGCAGCTAAAAATGGTGTTAATTGTCTATTTAATGTCCAAGTCACAGATTTAATCTCCGGATCTTCCCCCCAACTTCATACCTCCCAAGGAACTATCTCTGTAGATAAAGTAGTAATAGCTGCGGGAATTGGTTCCACACCACTGTTTAAATCCGTGATTATTCGTCCTGTGTTAGGACAAGCAATGCATCTGAAATTGGACCAGAGTTTAGGAAAACCAGAATTTCAACCAATTATTACTGGAAATGATGTCCATATTTTACCCCTGGGTGGGGGAGAATATTGGCTAGGTGCAACGGTAGAATTTACTCCCGATCCACAACAACTAGTTTCGGTAAAAGCTCAAGCGATCGCTTTTTGTCCTGGTTTAGCTCCCGCAGTAACTCTTAGTACTTGGTCAGGACTACGCCCTCGTCCCGACGATCGCCCCGCACCAGTTATTGAAAGCTTTTTAGGTGACAATAAGATTATCCTAGCTAGTGGGCATTATCGCAACGGTGTCATGCTAGCCCCCGCTACCGCGATCGCTGTTTTGGAACGGTTGACAGCTTAAATTATCAATAGCTTCCTGAAGCAAATCTTTGATCACTTCACCCATTTTTCCACGACTTGCAGGATCTACTTTTGTTTGGGTATGAATTAATAAATCTTGAGTACTCGTTTTTTCAATTGTAGTTACTTTGGTAAACTCGACAATGGTATTTGAATAACTATTTTTGATCTCATTTCCCACTCTTTCTACCAAGAGATAAATTTCATTAACTGGAACGTAAGTAGGCAGATTAATATCAACATCTACATAAATTCCCCCTTCTTTGGAATAGTTGACGACTAATCCAATCGAACCATTGCGAAGGACATAATAATATCCTAAAGGATGTCGAATAATCGTTGTTCTCATTCCCAAAGATTGAACTACTCCTTCCGCATCTTCTATTTGTACGTAATCCCCCACCATGAAGTGATTTTCAAAGATAATGAAAAAACCCGCTATAAAATCTCTGATCGCTTCTTGCGCACCTAGACTAATTCCAAAACCGAGTAAACCTGCTCCAGCTAGTAAAGGAAGAGGATCAATTTCTATTGCATAGAGTACCATAATACCAGCAATGAAAATAATAACATAATGACAAATATTATGAACTAATGGAATTAAAGTCGACCGAACTTTTTGCTCATGATCTGTTAAAACCGATTTTTTATTATTAATAAAGCTTTCATCAATCACAAGATTAATCAGTTCTAAAGCAATTCTGGTAGCAAAAATAACCCCGATTACTTTAATCAATCTTTGACCCCAAATAGACCAATTAGCGATTGGTTTAATTTGTGCTATACACAGAGTTATTGCCAAAATTAATACAAAATACTCCAATAACTTTATTATAAATGGAACAATATTTCTAATTTTTTGATAAAATTTTCTGAATTGACTTTCTTCAGGATATTTATTAATAAATTGAACACTAATAGAAGTAATAGTATCAACGATAATCTGAGAGGAGTTATTGATTAACAGAGCAACAGAGATAATTAAATAAATCTTTAAAAATACATAAGAATAGTTCGCAACATCCTTAGATATAGGAAAAAAATTGAGAGAAATTACCAAGGTGAAAAACCACAAACCACGTCTTAAAACTTTTGATAGCAGTTTAAAAAAACCAGCAATACTTTCGTCATTGGCTTCAACATTGTCTAAGTTTTGCGCTGCTGTAGATATTTTTTCAAGCCAAATAGGTAAATCTCTAGTTAGGTAATAAGTAATTACTATTAATATTAAACTTTTCCCACTAGCTATAGCTAAGTTTTTCAGTTTTGCTCTAGAAAAAGTTTCAATAAAAGATAACAAGTAAAAATTACTTTGATTACCTCGAGAAATTGACCATAAACTTAAAGAAATTATTAATCCTGCTATAATTAAACTAACTCCCAAAATCAATAATCTTAACCTATTGTAATTTTTTTTGATTCTGTAGTGATGCAGGTTAAACTTAGGTGAGTCGATCAACTTTTTGTAAACCTGGCGATTGAACCACAACAAAAAAATAGTAACTAACAACAATATAAGTAGTTCGGAGCTAATGACCAGTATTTCTAACATCTTTAACTCCCGAAGGTGGTTAACTTAA
This portion of the Gloeocapsa sp. PCC 73106 genome encodes:
- a CDS encoding DegT/DnrJ/EryC1/StrS aminotransferase family protein, with amino-acid sequence MTLDRIPILDLRQQYQQIKSELDQAIASVLESGQFILGPEVQKFEAEVAEYLGIKYAVGVNSGTDALMIGMRALGIGVGDEVITTPFSFVATAESISNIGAKPVFVDVEAETFNLNPQAIKAQITPQTKAIMPVHLYGRPVAMDHIRAIAREYHLQIIEDCAQSFGARAGQYTGTFGDVGAFSFFPTKNLGAYGDGGLIVTNNPDVAELASMLRVHGSKYRYQNEILGYNSRLDSLQASILRVKLPYVKHWNEQRYQVAKRYNQLLQNIPDLITPELCEGHVFHQYTIRITNGKRDQFQKHLEAKGVSSMVYYPIPQNRLPIYAGQYPDYPVSDLLATQVLSLPIWPEITPETQEIIALALKSCL
- a CDS encoding mechanosensitive ion channel family protein, translating into MLEILVISSELLILLLVTIFLLWFNRQVYKKLIDSPKFNLHHYRIKKNYNRLRLLILGVSLIIAGLIISLSLWSISRGNQSNFYLLSFIETFSRAKLKNLAIASGKSLILIVITYYLTRDLPIWLEKISTAAQNLDNVEANDESIAGFFKLLSKVLRRGLWFFTLVISLNFFPISKDVANYSYVFLKIYLIISVALLINNSSQIIVDTITSISVQFINKYPEESQFRKFYQKIRNIVPFIIKLLEYFVLILAITLCIAQIKPIANWSIWGQRLIKVIGVIFATRIALELINLVIDESFINNKKSVLTDHEQKVRSTLIPLVHNICHYVIIFIAGIMVLYAIEIDPLPLLAGAGLLGFGISLGAQEAIRDFIAGFFIIFENHFMVGDYVQIEDAEGVVQSLGMRTTIIRHPLGYYYVLRNGSIGLVVNYSKEGGIYVDVDINLPTYVPVNEIYLLVERVGNEIKNSYSNTIVEFTKVTTIEKTSTQDLLIHTQTKVDPASRGKMGEVIKDLLQEAIDNLSCQPFQNSDRGSGG
- the psbQ gene encoding photosystem II protein PsbQ — its product is MLNLRPIFALILVVVTTFLVSCSSGQVSAPPPTYTLEKLESIQKFVSPIESSRQYLSKLQALIDSENWVDARTLIHGPLGQLRRDMSYLSRELLPQDQAQATQLIKDLFNDLEGLDAQAKARNYSFAVQKYNDAVRDFDSFLKLIPKSEGIS
- a CDS encoding FAD-binding oxidoreductase, coding for MTHVAVIGCGVVGAAIAYELSKIDQFTITLLDQNTPASGATGAALGIMMAVISHKVKGRAWQLRHTSLQRYESLIPELETLTGITIPYHRQGIVKLTTSPKELAQWQELVKIRSEQGLSLEIWDPLQIEHHCPHINLDNNQIIAALYSPQDRQVNPSILTQALVKAAAKNGVNCLFNVQVTDLISGSSPQLHTSQGTISVDKVVIAAGIGSTPLFKSVIIRPVLGQAMHLKLDQSLGKPEFQPIITGNDVHILPLGGGEYWLGATVEFTPDPQQLVSVKAQAIAFCPGLAPAVTLSTWSGLRPRPDDRPAPVIESFLGDNKIILASGHYRNGVMLAPATAIAVLERLTA